From a region of the Pedobacter cryoconitis genome:
- a CDS encoding RagB/SusD family nutrient uptake outer membrane protein produces the protein MKQNKNIYTKTVLGLGLIVSIAIIPACKKSFLNVPEQGQQNSDVFWKTAEDAGKGVNAIYGNLRSWENTAFPAIAIESMGSDDAEKGSTPSDASFFLDFDEFKVDPAQGNIAGFWSGQYRNINYTNQVLDNVPAIVMDEALKARYLAEAKFVRAFSYFRLVRAFGNIPLRLHIPTDPNKDYNLPQTPVAQVYAQIEKDLTEAEAVLPVKYGDADLGRATKGAALSLHAKVAMYQKKWGDVLNYTNQVMGLGYALLPDFEQSFRIANENSSESIFEIQCALVPGNPAASNSQYSQVQGVRGTSGVDGGGWGFNVPTPDLAAAFEPGDPRRSGTILFRGTTTPEGDVIPKVGDNPMYNMKSYSPFKLFVSNFNEGAQQNVRMIRYSDVLLMNAEAANELGNSGQALSSLEQVRRRARQGNPNILPAVTTTDQTALRAAIYKERRVELAMEFDRYFDVIRQGRGTAVFGPKGWKAGKNEVWPIPQTEVDLSGGVLVQNPGY, from the coding sequence ATGAAACAAAATAAAAATATATACACAAAAACGGTTTTGGGTTTAGGCTTAATCGTTTCTATTGCCATAATCCCTGCTTGTAAGAAGAGCTTTTTGAATGTACCTGAGCAAGGACAACAAAATAGCGACGTCTTCTGGAAAACAGCTGAAGATGCTGGAAAAGGTGTTAATGCAATATATGGTAACCTGCGTTCATGGGAAAACACAGCTTTCCCTGCTATTGCAATTGAAAGTATGGGTTCTGATGATGCAGAAAAAGGTAGTACACCTAGTGATGCAAGTTTTTTCCTTGACTTCGATGAGTTCAAGGTAGATCCTGCACAGGGTAATATTGCTGGTTTCTGGAGTGGTCAGTATAGAAATATTAACTACACAAACCAGGTATTGGATAATGTACCTGCAATTGTAATGGATGAGGCTTTAAAAGCAAGATACCTGGCTGAAGCTAAATTTGTAAGAGCTTTCTCTTATTTCAGATTGGTTCGTGCTTTTGGTAATATCCCTTTGCGTTTACATATTCCAACGGACCCTAACAAGGATTATAACTTGCCACAGACTCCGGTTGCACAGGTTTATGCGCAGATTGAAAAAGATTTAACGGAAGCTGAAGCTGTACTTCCAGTTAAATATGGTGATGCAGATTTAGGCAGAGCAACAAAAGGTGCTGCTTTAAGTTTACATGCTAAAGTAGCGATGTACCAAAAGAAATGGGGTGATGTACTGAACTATACCAACCAGGTAATGGGCTTAGGTTATGCATTGTTACCTGATTTTGAACAAAGTTTCAGAATTGCAAATGAGAATAGTTCAGAATCAATATTTGAAATTCAGTGTGCTTTAGTTCCCGGTAATCCGGCAGCATCAAACTCTCAGTATTCTCAGGTACAAGGTGTACGTGGAACGAGTGGTGTAGATGGCGGCGGATGGGGATTCAATGTTCCTACTCCAGATTTAGCTGCTGCTTTTGAACCTGGTGACCCAAGAAGATCGGGTACTATCCTTTTCAGAGGTACAACTACTCCAGAAGGTGATGTGATCCCTAAAGTTGGAGACAATCCAATGTACAACATGAAATCTTACTCTCCTTTCAAATTATTTGTAAGTAATTTCAATGAAGGTGCACAACAAAATGTACGCATGATCCGCTACTCTGATGTTTTATTAATGAACGCAGAGGCAGCAAACGAACTGGGTAATTCTGGTCAGGCTTTATCTTCTTTAGAACAAGTAAGAAGAAGAGCCCGTCAGGGTAATCCTAATATTTTACCAGCAGTAACAACCACAGACCAGACAGCTTTACGCGCAGCGATCTACAAAGAAAGACGTGTAGAGTTAGCGATGGAATTTGACCGTTACTTTGATGTAATCCGTCAGGGAAGAGGAACAGCAGTTTTCGGCCCTAAAGGATGGAAAGCTGGCAAAAACGAAGTCTGGCCAATTCCTCAGACAGAAGTTGACCTCAGCGGTGGGGTGTTAGTTCAAAACCCAGGTTATTAA